The DNA region TTGAATCttggcatcttcatccttaTCGCCCGTGGACACTTGAACCTTTTCCGCGggcttttcctcctttccatcaAATCTCTTGCTTAAACTGCCATATGTGCCACCGGCACTTCTAATACCTTTTGTCAGATTCTTGTCGAGCATGGCTTGACGCGCGTGGGATTCTACACGGTGGTCGCCTGTAAGAGCCTCGGCTGCAGTCGTACCAGCAATATAATCTGCTGCAGAACCGCGACCTTTTCCCAAAGATGGGGGGAGACGGCGGGCTACGAGTGAGGACGATCGAGGGATTTGTTGGTTATCATCTTTGAGTTCTATAAAGATAACACCATGTTGTTAGCTATGTTatgtaaaaaaaaaacaaaaaacagagaagagaaaacaCCACACACCTTCTCCAGTGACATTGTCGTAGATGCTGAGATCGAAATCTTTGCCGTTGCCCATCTTATTATTCAAGATGATCTCCCTCTTCAGATCAAATACGGAGATGTGAGTGCCGTCGAAAGTCACACGAGACTCATCTCGACCAGCACCCCAGCGATAAAATACTGTCGACATGGTGAAGGATCGATGAGAAAGGTGTTAAATGAGAGACAGATGAGGTAAGAACGCAGTGGCGATGGTACGAGCGAATTCGATGTCGAGATCCGGGTAATGTGAGAGACTACGATTGCATATAAAGGCGAGCGAGCGTTGTGTTGCAGATGGTGTGGAGGGCGGAAAGTGTCTCGAGACAGGAAAGGCGATtatgaggatgaaaaaaagtgggtgagaagacgaggacgaggaaacGAGACGGAGTGCTAATAAAGAAGATGCGTGTATCAACGGAAGCAATTTATTCATGCACCAGTAACTGCCTGCAAATGCATATAACTATACACTTTTCACACCTTTTGCTATAGCATATCAAGATCAACTAATGCGTCTACACCTATCCCGCCCGACCTTTAAAGATAAAAAGAAGATAGAGGCCAGTTATGTACAGATTCGTCAGAAGCATGGAACACAACTGAGGCGGAGTCTCCGCTGACTAAGTGACAGTAATGAAAAACGAATCCTTGCTCTTGTGAACATGCGCTACTCTATACACTTTTCTTGAGTACTTCTGCCTCACTGTCGGCCTCTGCCAATTTTCTGGCAGCCCTGCGCTTTGCCGCATCAACTGCCTCCTGGGCTTCCTTCTCGTTGTCGATCCATCGGAAAGTGGTCGGAGGGTACTGAGTTGCAGATGCGGCTGCTGCATCAGCAAACCAAAATACGAGACCGGGAGAGCTACGTTGCGCCAAGTCAGAGTTCGAGTTTCAGAGTCGTAAGAGGACATTTACTTACGCAGGTCGGACGCGTGAGCAAGGAAGTCCAGCTTCAGGCTGATCAAGAATGGTATGTAGCATCTCagtcttttccttgccagTCGCCACAAAGACAGCCCTATAGCAGTGGTTCAAGACAGGGAAACTAGGAAAAGTCAAGTCAGCCAGATTGTCCATCGCAACTACTTGTCGGTACATCCGCGGATACTCACGTCATAGTGATTCTCCTTGCAGGTCCTCGCGGCGCGTCATCGATAAAGCTGACCCATGCGTCTTTCTCACTGAGGATTTCATGCCCCGGGAATAGACTCGCGGTCTCACCGTCTGGGCCTATACCCAACAGCATCAGGTCAAAGGTAGGATACCTCGCGGCGTTTGAGGCGGCGAAATGGTTCACAAGCTGCTTCTCGTACTGGTCTGCCAACTCCTCGAGATCGTCAAGCTGGTTGATGTCGATGGTGTGAATCTGCTCCCTAGGAATGGGTACATGGGAAAGGAACGAGAGGTAGTTTGAGCGGTAGTTGGAATCTTCGTCCTCAAGAGGCACGGCGGCCTCGTCGACAAAGAAGACCTCCCTGTCGGCGGGTCAGCCAGGGTTCGCGATAGACGCGGAAACGATACGCACCACTTGTCCCACTGTACATTTTGCTGGCCGACCAATCCCCTCAGATTGGCGGCAAGCGATCCACGGGAGAGGGCGATGGTGAATTTTCCGCGCTTATCGACGGCATCCCGCTGGGCCTTGACGACGAAGTTGGCGAGGGAGTCTGCTGGGGTCAGCGGGGCGGCTATGGGCGGGCGGGGGAGCAGGGGACGCACCGACGAGGACTTCAGTGTCCGGGAAGCTGTAGAAGACGGGGGGGGCTGGTGGCTGGGGGGGCATTGTGTgggtggtggaagtggagtGCAGAGTGCGGGAGATGGGAAACGGAAGTAATGGGTGGCGGGCCGTGGGGCGGTGGCGCTCGGCACTGGGGGACTTCCGCACTGGGGCACTTCCCGCACTGGGGGACTTCCACCCGCACTTCACAATTCGCctccccaccatcttcttcgtcaaccACACACAATGGCTGCAGTCCGCTGGGCAAAGTACGTCGCTCTCCGCCCACACATCCTCGCTGACCCCGCGCACAGGTTCACAGTATATTCGTCGCTCAGTGAGTCCCCGCTGCGAGCATCCTTGCACGCCTCAAGCTCACCTCTGCTACAGTCATTGGGGCTGGTGTATGGCTCCAGTCAAGTACGATCTGTCCGTCTTGACGCCGATTTAGTCTGACTCGTTATCGCAGAAACCGTCCCTAGCGAAAAGGAGCTGTACAGCGTGAGTGCTATGACACAGCGTATCCAAAGCGGGAACTGAAAGAGTGCATACAGCAACTCTCTCCCCAATTAAAGAACAAGATGGACCAGATCGTCCGCCACCGAGAAGGGAGCCAGACAATGAAAGAGCGGTTAGAGGTGAGTGGCCAGGTCCATCGTAGCCAAGGACTGCCTAACGGTACTGTGTGCTGCAGGAAGCCGGCGAGAAGGACCAGGTCGTCTGGGGTGACCAGCTCAATACTAAGCGCAAACCTCTTTTTCCGGATAGGCATTGATGACCGCTGCAACGTATTCCATTTGTGTATAGTACTCCAGGTGTATGCATCTAGCTACGTAGTACGGCAGCGCGTGGTAGGATATCGCAATTTTCTTTGCGTCGTCGTTTCGATTTGCCTGCGCAGCTGCCCTGCGACGGCGCTGCTTATATTACTGTGCACTTCTCGTTACCTTCCAGATTTTGACTTGGCCCAGGGCTTTGGAAATGCATAAACCTATAAATAGTAGACCGAAATGGTATCACAGCTACATGCATTCATGTCCATTACTCTCTTATTCCGACTGCAGCAGAACCGTCTTCCATGCCCCTCGCCACCCGTCCACATCCCCGCCTCCTCTCCCCGatcctcgcccttcttttcatcataTTCGCAttatcctctctcttctcccttttcgCCAACTCCACCTCTATTCTCAATTTCGTACCTACCGCACTTGTCAAGGGCGAGCGAACACCGGGCTGCAGAGGAAATGCTGCCATCTCAATCCAGAACCTTCTTGATGCTGGCGCTAGACATGTCGCTGAATCAAATAGACTTTTCGATGCCACTGGCGCAAAAAGGGACCTTGGAATAGACCTTGGAGAAAATTGGACTTTGCAAAGCTATGCCAGTTACCTGGAAAATATCTGGCAAGAGTTTCTCCAGGAGCCTCAAGGATCTAATGCGGATCACCCCACCCTCCAAACCGTTCTTTCATATACATCCCTCTTGCCCCGAGAGCAAGGGAGTGAAACAGCTATTCCCAAATTCATTTACACAACCGATCTTTTGGAACCTCAACAGCTTCCTGAGCAGTTTCAATCCTGGATCACCCAAAATCCGGAATGGACCACCATGTTTGTAAATGATGCGGAGATTGATACCTGGCTGGAAGATAGGTTGGGTGCTGGAGAGGTTAAAACTAAAGCACAAGAGGAATTATTGGCTCTGAAGGAAAGCTACGGGGTGGTTCGTGCGGATTTATTCAGGTGGGTTGCATCCCAAGTTGCACCTCCAGGTGAAAAGCTGTATAAAGACGACTGGCTGATTTTGCTTTCTGCTATACCTGCAGGTACCTTGTCCTTTTGCTCAACGGTGGCGTTTACACCGATACAGATACAGCCAGTGTCCTTCCCATCGCCCAGTGGGCCCGTAGTCCCACCGTCGCTCCAGTTGCTCCCCTTCTTACGGCCATCCCGCAACTGATATCCATCATTCAAGATCCCTCCTCGCAAACACTTCCTTCAACCCCTTCAACCTCTAAACCCTCATTGGTTGTTGCCATTGAATCCGATGCATTGTCCACCGGAGCAAACTGGAGAGAACAATCTTTCGCAAGATCTATCCAGATCGTTCAATGGACAATTATGGCCAATAGAGGACATCCCGTCCTGTTGGACGTGATCGGAATGGCCCTGAaaaagtcggaagaaatAAGGCTGATGAAATCAAACAATGATCAAGtcagaaaagaagatgtaaACATATTGAACTGGTCAGGTCCAGGCGCATTGTAGGTTCTCCCGACCCGTTCCGTGTCAAACATCAAACGCCACCCTTGCTGATAACACATATCGTCCCCAGCACCGATGCCGTTTTCCGATACCTCTTCGTTCGTTACGGATTTCATCCAGCCCAGGCCTCAGGTCTCAAGGAGCCATTACAAATCGGAGATGTGATGTACGTTGGTCTCAATTCCTGGTAATAATAACCCACCTGCTGATGTTGTTGAATAAAAAACAGCATCATGCCCGTTCATTCTTTCAGAGCCGATGCTTCAGAAGGGTTTCAGGGAGAACATAGAGTGGTATGGCACGGGTGAGTAAATCTTGGAGTGATCAATCACGGAAACAACGCTGACTGGACTCCCAATCATTGCAACAATAAATAGATtctttggaagatggaaaggcaAAACGGATAAATAAGCTTTGAAAAGAATAGGACAAAAAAGTCTACAAATGGTCATGTTGCCTTTTGAGTTTGTCTTGCTGTAGAGTTTGCAATGTGTGTAAAAGTAGCAAAGTAGAGCATATTTTTGTTGTAAACGGTCTGCCTGCCATCATACATAGCATCAATATATGAACATATTCAATAGAGTATAGTGTGGTTAGCCACTCAAACAAGAGATATCACTTCGTGATCGTCAATTGTCAGAAAACCAGTACAATTCGATTTTCCGTAACAGTTCTGCACCACGATCCACCCACGGGAGTACTGTTACACATCGTCCGTGAGGACCTGATTTCACATTAAGTGTAAGTTGCATGTAGGCTGTATTGATTTCTATTCGGCATAATGCCTGTTACTTTTTGGTAGTGAGTAATGGTTTAAGATTGTCCAAAGACGCCTTGCGAGCATTCATAAGATTCTCGAAAACATCCTGGAGATAAACATCCTCCTACCTTATATCAGCCATCATCGTGGTTGCACATCGACATGAACAACTTACATCGAACAAGCTGCTTAGACAGTCCCACTtgacctcatcctctcctcgaaCAGCATCCAGTCGCTTGTTCAATTCCACCATAGTAGTATTTTTCAAATCTTGTATTTCGTTCCTAAGATCGGCAATGAAAGCTGAAAGTTGGGTCGGtttctttttgcctttcACAGGCTTAGCGGCTTCCGTAGCGCGTGAAAGGACCAGATCAGTGATCTTGATGAGCTTTTCGGTTGTATTAGCCAGACCTCGCAACGGTCCTAAAtaaccaaaaaaaaaaggccaCATACTTGAGCAAGAGAGATATACGACTGTATCAATGACCACCGCGAGGTGTGGTCACCACAACAGATGCGAATATTTTCTACCACGAGTCGGTGAGTCATTTCATCTATTCAGCAACACTAATGTCCATCACTTACCACTGAATATGCCTTTGAGTGActtttcttgttcttcagaTTCGGCAGCCTCAGTTGAGGGCTTTAATGCCTTGGATGCAGCCTTGAGCACATTAGATCCACTTTCAACCAAGGCTTGCTCGTGATCTAATAAAGCTTCCTAAGTCAAGCATCAGCATGTGACTTGATTGATTGCCTTGCAGCAGAGATAAAATACTAACTAAACCTTCAAACTCCAAATCTAAAACTTGTCCATTATTGATAAACTCGCCAACAACCAGCCAGAATCGTCCCATAATCTTCACCCAGTCGTCTGCTATTGGCCTCCCACCTAGTTCCGTAATATCCTTTGTGAGTTTCCGTTTACCGCCAATCTCTTGAATGAGATCCCAGTTCCTCAAATCGATCATTTCGGCCTTCAGCGATTTCTGTAAACGTCTGGTCAATTGGGGTGGGAAAGGCACGGTTGGGGAATTGAAGGCGTGAAGGCGGGCTTGCTCAATTGCAAGGAcatgggaggagagagaatcATGGAGAGAGGAGGCGAGATGCCTGATGGATGTGATTTTGGAATAGGTTTCATTGCCGAGGCATTCTTTAACGTACTCGGGAAACTAGGCGGCCCCGCGTCGTTAGCCTGTGACGCGATTAATCCACAAAAGGAACAAAACTTACGTCGGAAGCGGTACGCTGGTACATATTAAGGGCTTTATCGGTGTGACTTGACCAGATGCCGACGTTCTTGGCCATCAGGGCTTCAATGGCTCCCCGTTCAACAATGACATGCAAAAGATTATCGAGTTGAATTTCAGACAGGCCGAGTGTGGTCAGATGCGGTCCTATAAGGGATGCAGCGCCTACAAGAATATTCAGCACATCGCTATGAAGGCATTCTACTAGACTTACCGATTAACCTGTATAAACGGATTAACAGGTAGTGCGCATGCATACATATGGGGCTTTCTTGAcaaatcttctccaaaCAAAGGATGGACTTATACAGTGGTACCATGTTCTTTGGCGAAGAGTGCCACATGATAAGCAAGAGGTTGACTGTAAGCAAACCAATGGGATCAGATGATTGGACATCGGTCTTCGCAAGATTTCTACCTATACTCAAGCTTTTAATGAGCGTATGAAGATATACGAGAATATGTCTCCTCACCATATTGGAGTCCTTCGAGATACAGTCTCCAGTACTTTTCGATATCTTCGTTTGTTGGCATCCAGTCCGCGTCCTTCTCCATGAGGAGAATGATGTAAGCATTTGAAATTTCTTTGAAGGAGGTTTCATCATGGTGCTGCTGAACAGCACGAGCTTTCAAAAAGTTCTCGACCATCGTCTTCCGCTTCTCGTTCTCCCGTGAAATCGCTATTAACTCTGTAACGATCGATCCCTTCGAACCCCAGCGGTTCCAGTACTGTTCAACTTTGTCCAGCCATTCCTCGTCGTCCATCAGATGAGAAGAGATATCCGTCTCGGAAGCGAATTTTGTGTCGTGAAGAACCATGTCAAACTCCAGCTGGGCAAGCTGGGGCGCACGTTCCTTTTGACCGATCTGCTCAACCAAGGACTTGAGTAGAGCAGTGGTGCTTCGCATGGAGTCAGGATCGGTAGAATTTTGCGTAGCCAACAGTAGATATCGGTAGAACGCATAGTTGCGCTGTCTGTGTAGTGGTGTAAGTTTCTACGGGCGATAGGCTATCAAGTCGCACATACGATCCGTCATCTTTTTGCAACATCCCCGCGACCCATTCCCTTTCTGcctcccattccttctgcccttcttttccacaTCTTGCCACGGCAGCCTTGACagtctccatcctccaccaaAGCCTCGCCAAACTTCCCTCCTGTGCCTGCTGTCTGGCCAGCGTCAACAAATCGCCAGGCTGGTCACTGGATAAAAGGATCTGGGCGCGAAGCCAAAAAATGTCCGAAGTCTCGCATGTGTTGCCTGTTGTAGAAAGGAGCACTTGGGCAATTTTCAGAGAGTTTGCGGGTGCTGGACATGGATAAGGGTTGGAAGGGGTAGGTTGAGGGGCTTTCTGTTAAACGGCGACACGTCAGCCGAGCTATTGAAATCCAGACGGAAGGACGCACCTGAACCCATTCAGCCCAAGCGGCCAATCGGGCCCATTTGGGATCACGGGTAGCATTGAACATCTTCCGGCTGCTCTGCACCATAGTAGACACATCCCAAGCGGCCGCTGAATGCAAGAAAACCTGTTCAAGGAGTTGGTATGTTTCTGGATGGAGGTCATACAGGTCTTGGT from Cryptococcus neoformans var. neoformans B-3501A chromosome 4, whole genome shotgun sequence includes:
- a CDS encoding hypothetical protein (Match to ESTs gb|CF193583.1|CF193583, gb|CF193582.1|CF193582) — protein: MPPQPPAPPVFYSFPDTEVLVDSLANFVVKAQRDAVDKRGKFTIALSRGSLAANLRGLVGQQNVQWDKWEVFFVDEAAVPLEDEDSNYRSNYLSFLSHVPIPREQIHTIDINQLDDLEELADQYEKQLVNHFAASNAARYPTFDLMLLGIGPDGETASLFPGHEILSEKDAWVSFIDDAPRGPARRITMTFPVLNHCYRAVFVATGKEKTEMLHTILDQPEAGLPCSRVRPASPGLVFWFADAAAASATQYPPTTFRWIDNEKEAQEAVDAAKRRAARKLAEADSEAEVLKKSV
- a CDS encoding hypothetical protein (Match to ESTs gb|CF187780.1|CF187780, gb|CF187779.1|CF187779), which translates into the protein MSRQLLAWETEERKLQSVYDDISLHRIVPAQQTIARYLKKHPKSQPALIVNMYIMQKTGAEESDILQVYKQIQALAGPKKEMTGRGVWWCTLTLRNMGRLDLAQKVYQDLYDLHPETYQLLEQVFLHSAAAWDVSTMVQSSRKMFNATRDPKWARLAAWAEWVQKAPQPTPSNPYPCPAPANSLKIAQVLLSTTGNTCETSDIFWLRAQILLSSDQPGDLLTLARQQAQEGSLARLWWRMETVKAAVARCGKEGQKEWEAEREWVAGMLQKDDGSQRNYAFYRYLLLATQNSTDPDSMRSTTALLKSLVEQIGQKERAPQLAQLEFDMVLHDTKFASETDISSHLMDDEEWLDKVEQYWNRWGSKGSIVTELIAISRENEKRKTMVENFLKARAVQQHHDETSFKEISNAYIILLMEKDADWMPTNEDIEKYWRLYLEGLQYGRNLAKTDVQSSDPIGLLTVNLLLIMWHSSPKNMVPLYKSILCLEKICQESPICMHAHYLLIRLYRLIGAASLIGPHLTTLGLSEIQLDNLLHVIVERGAIEALMAKNVGIWSSHTDKALNMYQRTASDFPEYVKECLGNETYSKITSIRHLASSLHDSLSSHVLAIEQARLHAFNSPTVPFPPQLTRRLQKSLKAEMIDLRNWDLIQEIGGKRKLTKDITELGGRPIADDWVKIMGRFWLVVGEFINNGQVLDLEFEGLEALLDHEQALVESGSNVLKAASKALKPSTEAAESEEQEKSLKGIFSENIRICCGDHTSRWSLIQSYISLAQLIKITDLVLSRATEAAKPVKGKKKPTQLSAFIADLRNEIQDLKNTTMVELNKRLDAVRGEDEVKWDCLSSLFDEDVYLQDVFENLMNARKASLDNLKPLLTTKK